A single region of the Calditrichota bacterium genome encodes:
- a CDS encoding BON domain-containing protein, whose product MKRRMFTVLIVVFVLIGFAGAGAVWASDSTSVRHDLRNVLSKTHYASLTLSVENDTVTITGSVSTYWDKCKVHDLIQTVPGVRVIRNYLIVKTPFRFDGAIRNSILCDIEKKALFLHPKNIQVHVTNGLVILTGSVSSDEENRLAFSIAAWQKGVHSVINQLQIEYPVLSDFKESF is encoded by the coding sequence ATGAAAAGACGTATGTTTACCGTACTGATTGTTGTGTTCGTTTTGATCGGATTTGCGGGAGCGGGTGCTGTTTGGGCTTCTGACAGCACAAGCGTTCGGCACGATCTCCGCAACGTATTGTCCAAAACGCATTATGCGTCGCTTACTCTTTCTGTAGAAAATGATACCGTTACCATTACGGGTTCCGTATCAACCTACTGGGATAAATGCAAGGTGCATGATCTTATTCAAACCGTTCCGGGTGTTCGGGTTATTCGAAATTATCTGATCGTAAAAACGCCCTTTCGGTTTGACGGGGCCATTCGCAATTCCATATTATGTGATATTGAAAAGAAGGCCCTGTTTTTGCATCCGAAAAACATTCAGGTACACGTGACTAACGGTCTGGTTATTTTGACCGGGTCTGTGAGTTCGGACGAAGAAAATCGGCTGGCGTTTTCCATTGCGGCGTGGCAAAAGGGGGTTCACTCGGTCATCAATCAGCTGCAAATTGAATATCCTGTACTAAGCGATTTCAAGGAATCCTTTTAG
- a CDS encoding HAD-IIA family hydrolase produces the protein MNPDEICQKLQTVHTFVLDMDGTIFRGTHVFPFAIDFLNELNRRKKNYIFLSNNSSKNVSDYSTLLQKMGISVSGEQIYTSAEATIEYLKKKGLGKRLYLVGTKNLHASFRGAGFETSSPEPDVVVVGFDTELTYEKLDRACYWVRKGIPFIATHPDLNCPVENGEMKPDCGAISAAITAATGITPKVLGKPHREMLEGLLARTHVSPDKMILVGDRLTTDIKMGNDFGIFTVLVLTGEATRDDLKTSTIQPDLIVEKISDLLIYLN, from the coding sequence GTGAATCCCGACGAAATTTGTCAGAAACTTCAAACGGTTCATACCTTTGTTTTGGACATGGACGGAACAATCTTCCGGGGAACCCATGTTTTTCCATTTGCCATCGATTTTCTAAATGAATTGAATCGCAGAAAAAAAAACTACATTTTTTTGTCGAACAATTCTTCAAAAAACGTTTCCGATTACAGCACCCTGCTTCAAAAAATGGGAATCTCCGTTTCTGGCGAGCAAATTTACACCTCGGCTGAAGCCACTATTGAATATTTAAAGAAGAAAGGCCTGGGCAAACGCCTTTATCTGGTCGGCACTAAAAACCTCCATGCCTCATTTCGCGGGGCGGGATTTGAGACATCATCCCCTGAACCCGATGTGGTTGTCGTGGGATTCGACACCGAACTGACGTACGAAAAACTGGACCGGGCCTGTTACTGGGTTCGCAAGGGAATTCCCTTTATCGCCACCCACCCGGACCTGAACTGTCCCGTGGAAAACGGCGAAATGAAACCGGACTGCGGGGCCATTTCGGCCGCAATCACGGCGGCAACGGGGATCACCCCAAAAGTATTGGGAAAACCCCACCGTGAAATGCTGGAGGGGCTCCTGGCACGCACGCACGTTTCCCCCGACAAAATGATTTTAGTGGGCGACCGCCTGACCACAGACATTAAAATGGGGAACGATTTCGGCATTTTCACGGTACTCGTGCTAACCGGGGAAGCGACGCGGGACGATCTGAAAACAAGCACCATTCAGCCCGATTTAATTGTTGAAAAAATTAGTGATCTGCTGATATATTTGAATTAA